The genomic segment GCGATCGTCGGCCTCGGCGGACACATCTTCATGCGCAGGAACTCGCAGGACGCGGTACGGGAGTTCCGGCCGTACTTCGACGTCGCGCCGGTGTACGGCAACGGGCCGTCCCTGGAGGACTTCACCGACCAGACCCCGCTGACCGTCGGGTCCCCGCAGCAGGTGATCGAGAAGACGCTGGCGTTCCGGGAGTACGCCGGTGACTACCAGCGGCAGCTGTTCCTCGTCGACCACGCGGGGCTGCCCCTGAAGACCGTCCTGGAGCAGCTCGACATGCTCGGCGAGGAGGTCGTGCCGGTGCTGCGGGAGGAGTTCGCGAAGGGGCGGCCGGCGGACGTGCCGGACGCGCCGACGCACGGATCGCTGCTGGCGGCGGCGGAGAAGGAGAGGGTCGCGTGAATGCCGCGGGAGGGCGTCGCAGGAAGCTGGTCGTCGTCTCGGCGGGGCTGAGTGTGCCGTCGTCCACGCGGTTGCTGGGGGACCGGCTGGCCGCGGCGGTGGCCGGGCACGACACCTCGGTGGAGGTCCAGGTCGTCGAAGTGCGCGAGCTGGCCGTGGAGATCGCGCACCACCTCACCAACGGGTTCCCGGGCCGGAAGCTCGCCGCCGCGTCGGACGCGGTGGCCGGGGCCGACGGGCTCGTCGTGGTGACGCCGGTGTTCTCCGCCTCGTACAGCGGGTTGTTCAAGTCGTTCTTCGATGTGCTCGACCGTGACGCGCTGGCGGGGAAGCCGGTGTTGATCGCCGCCACCGGAGGGTCGGCCCGGCATTCGCTGGTGCTGGAGCACGCGATGCGGCCGTTGTTCGCGTATCTGCGGGCCGTGGTGGTGCCCACGGGTGTGTATGCCGCGTCCGAGGACTGGGGTGCGCAGGGGCTGGCCGGGCGGATCGAGCGGGCGGCGTCCGAGTTGGGCGGGTTGATGGCCGGGCTTTCGGGGAGCGGCGTCGCGTCGTCCGCCGAGCCGGAGGAGTTCGTCGTCGTTCCCTTCGCGGAGCGGTTGGCGGCGCTGAAGGGCTGAGAGCTGAAGGGCTGAGAAGCGCCGCCCGGAGCGCGGGGGCGGTCAGGCCGCGGGCTGTTTGTGGTTGCTCGCGCCCGCGCGGCGGAGCCGCACGGGTGACAGCCCCGCGCCCCTGAGGAAAGCCGGGGCCGCCCTCTTCCCGGCACGCACCCGGCGTCGCAGCCAGGCCCTCGCCCTCGTCGACTCCCGTTCCCAGGCGCGTCGGCGCCTGGTCTCGCGCAGGTCCGCGAACAGGTGCTCGTACCTGGCGACGATCGGGGCCGCGTCGTAGCGGTGGGCGCTCGCCAGGGCGGCTCGGCCCATGGCGCGGCGCAGGGACGGGTCGGCGGTGAGGTCGAGGATGGCGTCGGCGAGGGCGTGGGGGTCGTCGACGGGCACGAGACGGCCGTCGGTGCCGTCGGTGATGATCTCGGCGGGGCCCAGCGGGCAGTCCGTGCTGACGACCGGGACGCCGCAGCGCATGGCCTCGACGAGGGTCATGCCGAAGGACTCGGCCTCGGAGGCGCTGACGACGATCGAGGCGCGCGCGAACTCCTCCTCGATGGGGGTGTGCGGGCCCATCAGGGAAGCGCGGTCGGTGAGGTGGAGGTCCTGGATGAGGGTTTCCAGACGGCCCTGCTGCTTGCCGCCGCCGTAGATGCGCAGCTGCCAGTCGGGTTCCTTCGCGGCGACCTTCGCGAACGCCTCCAGGAGGAGGTCGAAGCGTTTGCCCCGGGCGAGGCGGCCGGCGGCCGCGATGACGGGGGCCGCGCAGTCCGACGGGGCGACCCCGGACTCCGGGACGATGTTGGGCACCGACATCACCCGTACGCCCGGCAGGTTCATCCGTGCGCGGTACACCGCCGCGTCCGCCGCCGTGGTCGTGACGACCGCGTCCAGGGTGCGGTAGCGGTGGGCGAGGACCCTGCGGAGCTGCTTGGTGTGGGCGTCGTGCCGCAGGTGCTCCTGGCCGATGCGCAGGGCGCGGCGGGGTGCGAAGCGGGAGACGTAGACGTTGAGGCCGGGGCGGGTGCCGATGACGACGTCCGCGCCGCAGCGGGCCAGATAGGCGCGGGCCCGGAGGTCGGTGAGACGGCTGTACTGGCGGTGCCGCTTGTCCTCCGCCGGGAAGTCCGTGGCGGGTTGCGCCTGGGCCGGATCGCGCAGGTCGGGGCTGTACGCGCGGATGTCCACCAGGGGGACGAGCGTGACCCTGGGGTCGACCGTGAAGCGCGGTGCGTCCAGATGGCGGGCCATCGAGGCGATCTCCACGTCGTGGTGGTCCGCGAGCGCCGACGCCAGGTTCAGCGTCGTACGGACGGTGCCGCCGATGGCGTACGCGTTGTGCAGCAGAAACACGATCTTCTTGCGGCGGCTCAAGGCCCTACCTTCCCGATGGCGTGAGCGATGCGGTGATGCAGTTGTACGAGGGTGGCGTAGTTGTCCGTTGATGCGGTTGGTCATGACGGTTTGGATGGTTCAGACCCTTTGTACTCCATCTGCTCGCTCTGCCCGGGTTCCCGTGCGGGCGGGTGTCACACGGACACGCTGCTCCGGAGTGGTAAGTCCGCCGCGCGGTCGGGGTGAGAGGCCGGTAAGAAGGGCGGCCCGGTGCTCCCGGCGAGGTGGTGGGCGCCCGTGACCTTGGCAGACTGGTGGGGTGCCCCAGAACGTGCTGCTCGCCGAGGACGACCGCGCCATCCGCCATGCCCTGGAACGCGCGCTGACCCTGGAGGGGTACGAGGTCACGGCGGTCGCCGACGGCGTCGAGGCGCTCGCCCAGGCGCACCGCACCCAGCCCGACGTGCTCGTGCTCGACGTGATGATGCCCGGCATAGACGGCCTCCAGGTCTGCCGGGTGCTGCGCGCGGAGGGCGACCGGACGCCGATCCTGATGCTCACCGCGCTCGTGGAGACCGCCGACCGGATCGCCGGCCTCGACGCCGGCGCGGACGACTACGTCGTCAAACCGTTCGACGTGGAAGAGGTGTTCGCGCGGCTGCGCGCACTGCTGCGGCGGACGGGCAACGCGGACGGCTTCGCGAAGCCGCTCCCGTCGCCGGCCGGCGCGCCTCCCGCCGCCGGGGCCGCGGCCCCGGACGCCGGCGGGCTGCTCACGGCCGCCGGGCTGCGGATGGACGTACAGGCGCGGCGGGCGTGGCGCGGGGCGCGGGAACTGGAGCTGACCCGGACCGAGTTCGACCTGCTCGAACTGCTCGTCCGCAACGCGGGGATCGTCCTCGACCACGCGACGATCTACGACCGCATCTGGGGCTACGACTTCGGGCCCGGCTCCAAGAACCTCGCCGTCTACGTCGGTTATCTGCGCCGCAAGCTCGACGAGCCCGGGGCGCCGGCGCTGATCCACACCGTGCGGGGTGTCGGGTACGCGCTGCGGGAAGACTGAGGGCGGCGCCGGTGCCGCCGCGTCTCGTCCGGGCGTTGTCCCGGCTGCTCTCCCGGCTGCGTCCGGTCCCCTCGCTGCGGGCGACGTTCACCGTGTCGTTCGTGGCGGTGGCGTGTGTGGTCACCGTCCTCGTCGGGATCCTCAGCTACAGCGCGGCGGCGCGGCTGGTGCGGGTCGACGAGCAGACCGTGTTCGTCGAGGTCGTGCGTGATCTGCGGGAACTGGTCGAGCAGGACCCGCTGGCGCCGGAGGACTTCGCGCCCAGCGACAGCGGCGGCCCGCGCGACGACCTGATCCGCTCCGGCCGTACGGACGTCCAGGTGCTCGGCCCGAAGGGGGAGATCCTCGACGAGGGCGCCCCCGGCCTGCCCGTCCGCGACGCCGACCGCCGTACCGCCGACGCGGCCCTGGCCGGGGTGATGGTCGAGCACGGCGAGGTCGAGGTCGGCGACGACCGCTACCGGGTCGTGACCGTCGCGCTCGGTGGCGGCCGGGGTGCCGTGCAGGTCGCGCAGGAGTTCAGCGACACGGAGGACCTGCTGCGGGAGCTGCAGCAGCGGACCCTGCTGTTCGTGTCCGGCATCGTCATCTCGGCCGGGTTGTTCGGGTGGTGGCTGGCGCGGCGGCAGACGCGGCGCCTGGTGCAGTTGGCGGGGGCGGCGGAGGACGTGGCCCGGACCGGGCATCTGGGCATCCAGGTGCCGGTCGCGGGCCGGGACGAGGTGGGCCGCCTGGGGCGTTCCTTCGACCGCATGCTGGTCCGCCTCGCCCAGTCGGAGGAGGACCAGCGGCGCCTGGTCCAGGACGCCGGGCACGAACTGCGCACCCCCCTCACGTCCCTCCGTACGAACATCTCGCTGCTCCGGCGCATCGACGAACTGCCGCCCCGGATACGCGAGGAACTCGTCGACGACCTCTCCCAGGAGGCCCTCGAACTGACCGACCTGGTCAACGAGTTGGTCGACCTCGCGGCCGGGCAGTCCAGCACCGAGCCGGTGCAGCGGGTGCAGTTGGCCGACCTCGCGGAGGACGTCGCGGGGACCGCCCGCCGGCGCACCGGGCGCGAGGTCGTCGTCCGCGTGGCCGGTGACACGACCGTCGAGGGGCGGGCCGGGGCCCTGCAGCGGGCCATCTCGAACCTGGTGGAGAACGCGGCCAAGTTCGACCGCGCGGGCTCCGGCGCGATCGTGGTCGTCGTCGCGCGGGGGTCGGCGGGGGCCCTCGGAGAGCTGGGCGAACTCGGGGAACTGGGGGACCTGGGCGACCTGGGCGACTTCGGCGAACCAGCCGGACCGGGCCGGCCCGGCGACGACTCCGACGTCGTCCGCGTCGAGGTCCTCGACCGGGGTCCCGGCGTCCCCGACTGCGACCTCGAACGCATCTTCGACCGCTTCTACCGCGCCCCGGACGCCCGCAGCCTGCCCGGGTCCGGGCTCGGCCTGTCGATCGTCCGGGCGGTGGCGGCCGCGCACGGCGGGGCGCCGTTCGCGTTCCGGCGGGAGGGCGGGGGGTTGGTGACGGGGTTCACCGTGCGGGGGGTCGAGGGGTGAAGGGCGGACGGGCGTGACTGTCCGCCCAGGGGCGGCCAGCTCGGTCGAGAGCCCTGTACTCGTCCGGCGGTCCGGCCGGTTCCGGGTGTTCCGCCCAGTGGGAGGGGCCGCGGATCGTCGGCATCGCCCAGTGCCACGCCCCGTCGTGGAAGGTGAGACCGCGGTACGGCTGGTCGCGCGGCGTCAGCGTGCGGGGCCCCTGTTCCACAGGTGTGATGGTTCGGGGCCTCTCCCGCGCCTCTGGCTGTACCTGTGCGGCCAGGTCGCGCGAGGGGGACCGGCCTCCCGGGCCCGGACGACGCACAGGAGGCGTGTCGCCGCTCCGGGGTCAGTACGCCGGGGGCCAGCTCGCCCAAGACCGTTCGGGGCACGCGGCTGAACCGGCCTTCCGTCATCGCGGTGCTCTGCCGGGGTGAGCCCCCCGGAGTGCGTCCGTCACGCGGCGGGCCGGGCCGCCCCCGCGCTCCAGCGGCCGAGTACCGGTTCGGTGAGGGTGCGGGCCGTCCAGCAGAGCGTCTGGCCGTGGCGTTCGAAGAGGTCGTCGCGGTCGTCGAAGTGGCCGAGGTCGGCGACGACCTGGGCGGAGAGGTCGCAGGCGGAGCCGGACGCGGTGCCGCAGGTGTCCCACCGGACGCCCGTACGGGCGATCGCGTCGAAGAGGGTCTCACCGCCTCTGTTGGCGAAGCCGCCACCGCCGGCGTCGGGGCCGTCGAAGAGTTCGCCGACCGGCACCCACGCGCCGCTGATCCTGAACTCCGGCCAGGCCAGCAGGACCTGCTCCGGCACGAACGGCTTCAGCCGCGGGAACCGTGGATACCAGAACGTCCCGTCCACGAGCAGCCCGCGCACCCGCGTCCGTACCCGGACGGCCCGGGCGACCGCCTCCAGCGCCGCCATCCGCTGACTGCACGAGCCGCGCCCCAGCCGCAGCGTCCGCGACACCCGTCGGCGGTCCTCCACCGAGTACACCGGCCGTACGTCCCGCGCGATGATCCGGTGCGCGGTCCGCAACGCGTCACGCGGCGTCGCCTCGCCCAGCACCCGGCGCGCGACCGCCCCGACCAGCGGGTCGTCGTGGTCCAGGATCACCGTGGCCCGCGTGGACCCGACCACGTCCGCCGGTTCCCGGGCCAGCGTCCCGGCCCGCTGGGCCTGCGCGTTGTACGACATGAGCAACCGACTGGTCATGACAGTTCTGTCCCCGTACCCGTCTCGTTCCCGCTCCCCCGGGGAGCGCCGCCCGTCCCCTGCGGGCACCCTCGGCCCATCATCACACGTCGTGCCGCCGGTTCGCGGGCCACTCGGGGGGAGGGCCGGGCCGCGGCTGCCGGGCCCCCGGCGACGCGCTTTCGTAGTACTTCCACCGACCCCATTGCGGCGGCGCGAACACGCCGACTACGGTCATTCCTGCGCTCACGGAGAGTGCTCGACTGGCTACTCACAAGCATCCCACCTCGCACTCAGCCCCGCCGCTCACAAACAGTCCGTCCGCAGTCGTCCGCATTCATCCGCAATCCACCCCTGTGTACCGCCAGTTGAAAGCGCACCCCGGGCCGTCGACACCCGAGGGGGAGCCACCGACGCGGTAGGGACCCGAGCAATCCCTTCTCGTCGCAACGGAGTTGATCAGCCATGACCGAAACTGCCCGTAGCCTCCCCGCCCCAATCCTCAGTGCCCCCTGGCTCTCGCCCGCGGCGACGACGTACACCCTGTTCTGCCCGTCCCTGGACACCTCCCCGCACATCGCCCGCGACTTCGTCACCAGTGTGCTGCGTGCCCTCGGTCTCGACGCCCTCGTCGACGCGGCCGCCCTGTGCACATCCGAACTGGTCACGAACGCCTGTGTGCACGCCAAAGGTGGAGGATCGGTTCTGTGGCTGGCGGTGGAGTCCTGGCGGGTCAGAGTGATCGTCTACGACGGTGACGAGAATCCGCCGGTCTTACGGGAGTTGACCCCGGGCGGGTGGGAGGAGGGCGGTCGCGGCCTCTACCTCGTGGACGCCCTCACCGAGGGGCACTGGGGAACCGCAGCCGCCCTCCCCAACGGCGGCGGCCTCGTCCATCCCGACGGCAAGGCGGTGTGGTTCGACCTGGCGGCACCGAACTAGTGCCCCACCCCTTCGCGCCGAGTGGTGACGCCCTTCACGCCGGATCTTCACGCCGGATACGCGTGGGTCTGCGCCGCCTTCACCGTCGCCCATACCGGGGTCCCCGTGTGCAGCCCCAGCTCGGCGGCGGCCACGGTCGTGAGGTCGGCGGTGAGGGAGAGTTCGCCCGTGAGGTCGGCACGGATCTGGTCGCCGTGCACCTCCAGGCCGGCCACCTCGCACCGCCAGAGGTTGCGGGCGCTGGAGCCGGTGGGCCGGTCGCGGTGGAGGGTGACGGCGCTCGGGGGGAAGGCGACGAAGACCGGGCCGGTGAGGTGGTCGGTGGTCGTGATCACCGCCGGGTCCGTGCCGGGGGCGTCCGTGCCGTGGGCGTCCGAGCCCGTCCCGCCCGAGCCGTGTACGTCCGAGCCCGCCCCGCCCGTGTCGCGTCCGCCCGTGCCGCGTCCGCCCGTGTCAGCGCTGCTCACGGCGGGCCCCGGGGGCCGTGTGCCGCTCGGGTCCTGCGCGTCCAGTCGTACGACGTGGCCCTCGGACCGCCCCCGGTACAGGTTCAGGCCGACCAGGTGGGCGATGTAGTCCGTGCGGGGGTGGCGGGCGATGTCGCCCGGGGTGCCCTCCTGGACCACTCGGCCGTGTTCGACCACGACGAGGCGGTCGGCCAGGACCATGGCGTCGAGGGGATCGTGGGTGACGAGTACGGCGACGGCATCGAACTCGGCGAGGTGGCGGCGGAGTTGGGCCCGTACGTCGAGGCGGGTACGGGCGTCCAGGGCGGCGAGGGGCTCGTCCAGGAGCAGCAGGCGGGGGCGGGTGGCGAGGGCGCGGGCGAGGGCGACGCGCTGGGCCTGGCCGCCGGAGAGGCGGCGCGGCTTGGTGCCGGCGTACTCGGCGAGGCCCATCCGGTCCAGCCACTCGGCGGCCTGTGCCCGGGCCGCCGCCTTGCCCAGGCCCTGGCAGCGGGGGCCGAACGCGATGTTGTCGAGGGCGGTGAGGTGCGGGAAGAGGAGGTAGTCCTGGAAGACGACGCCGACCGGGCGGGACTCCGGCGCCGTACGCTCCAACGCGGCGCCGTCCAGCCGTAGATGGCCGCCGGTGAGCGGGGTCAGGCCCGCCAGCGCGCGCAACGCGGTGGTCTTTCCGGCGCCGTTGGGGCCGAGCAGGGCCACCACGTCACCGGGGGCGGCCGTCAGGGAGACGTCCAGGCGGAAGTCACCACGCCGGACGACGAGGTGGGCGTCCAGACCTTCGGAGCGCCGGAAGCCTTCGGCGCCTTGAGAGCCGGCTGTCCCTTCGGTGCCGTCGGTCCCTTCGGCGAGAGGTGGCTCGGCGGCGATCGGTGCTTCACTCATGGGTCGCTTCCCTCCTCGTCACCGGCGTATCGCTCATGCGCCGCAGCCACCGGCTCACCCTTCGCTCACGCGCCACCGCCACCGCCACCGCCACCGCCTCGGCCTCGCTCACGACGCCGTCATCCACCGGTCCCGCAGACCCGCCAGTACCGCCACCGACACCGCGAGCAGGACCAGGCTGAGGGAGATCGCGGCGGCCGGGTCGCTCTGGAGGGCGAGGTAGACGGCCAGGGGCATGGTCTGGGTACGGCCGGGGAAGTTGCCGGCGAAGGTGATCGTCGCGCCGAACTCCCCCAGCGCCCGCGCCCAGGCGAGCACCGCGCCGGCGGCGATCCCGGGGGCGATCAGCGGCAGGGTCACCCGGCGGAACGCGGTGAACCGGGAGGCTCCCAGGGTGGCCGCGGCCTCCTCGTAGCGCGGGTCGGCGGCCCGGAGCGTGCCCTCGACGCTGATGACGAGGAACGGCATGGCCACGAACGCCTCCGCGATCACCACCCCGGTGGTGGTGAAGGGCAGGGTGAGCCCGAACCAGTCGTCCAGTAGCCGCCCGACGACCCCGTTGCGGCCGAGTGCCATCAGCAGGGCCACACCGCCGACCACCGGGGGCAGGACGAGGGGGAGGGTGACGAGGGCCCGTACGAGACCACGGCCCGGGAAGTCGACCCGGGCCAGCAGCCACGCCAACGGCACCCCGAGCACCAGGCTCACGGCCGTCGCCAGCGTCGCGCACACCAGCGACAGTCGCAGCGCCTCCCACACCTCCGCGCTGGTCAGCTGCTCCGGGAGGCTCGCCCACGGTGTCCGTACGAGCAGCGCGACCAGCGGCAGCACCAGGAACGCGAGGCCGAGCAGGGCGGGCAGGAGGAGAGGGACGGGGACGGAGCCGCGCAGGCGCCGTACCCGTGGCGGCCGTGCGGCTCCGCCTGTCACGGTCTTGCCGGGCAGGTTCCCGCCCGGCAAGGTCCCCCTGGTCCTGCCCCCGCCCGTCACGATGTCGGCCGTGTCGCCCTGGCCGGAGGACTGCGGGCTGCCGGGCGGCGGGCTGTCGGGCGGCGGGCTGTCGGGGGGCGGGCTGCCGGTAGGTCTGATCACGGCTTCAGGAACCCCGCCCCGGTCAGCACCTTCTGGCCTTCGGCGGACCGCACCAGTGCGATGAACGCCTTGGCGGCCTCGGCGTTCTGCGTGTCCTTGAGCTGGACGATCGGGTAGTCGTTGACGGCGTCGGCGGACTCGGGGAAGTCCACGCCCCGCACCTTGTCACCGGCGGCCCGTACATCCGTCCGGTAGACCACGGCGGCGTCGGCCTCCTTCAGCTCGACCTTCGTCAGCGAGGCCTTGACGTCCTGCTCGTAGGAGACAGGCGTGAGTGTCAATCTGGCGGCGTCCAGGGCCTTCTGGGCGGCGGCGCCACAGGGCACCTCCTTGTCGCACAGCACGACCTTGAGCCCGGACCTGGTGAGGTCCTTCAGGGAGGCGATCCTGTCGGGGTTGCCCGGCAGGGTCGCGATCTCCAGCCGGTTGCGGACGAAGGTGGCGGGTGTGCCGGAGGCGTCGCCCGCGTCCGTCACGATCGCCATGGTCCTGGGGCTGGCGGAGGCGAACACGTCCGCCGGGGCGCCGCCGGTGATGCTCGCGGCGAGGGAGTCGCTGCCGCCGAAGCTGAAGGTCACCTTCGTACCGGGGTGCTCGTCCTCGAACCGCTCGCCCAGCGTCGTGAAGCTCTCCTTCAGCGACGCGGCGGCGAACACGGTCACCGTGCCGGAGAGCCGCGCCGAGGAGCCGGAGCCGGACGCGGCCGCCGAGGAACCGGCGGTGTCGTCGGAGGAGGAGCAGGCGGTCAGGGTCACCAGCAGTGCGGTGGCACCCACGCCGGCGGCCAGACGCACGGAACGGCTCATCACGATCTCCCCTGCCCACTCCCTCGGAGCCCGCCTACCCGGCAGGCCGGACACCACGCCGACCATCCTGCCGCATGTGCCAGGGAAAAGTCTCCTGTCACATCGCATGAGCCAGGTCACCGAGGGGCGGGGGCGGGCATGTGCGTTCCCGTGAGAGGGGGTCGATCACGTCCGGTCGATGTGCACGTTCGTGGACTTCACCCGGGCCGTGGCCTCCATGCCGACCTCCAGGCCCAGTTCCTCCACGGCCTCCCGGGTGAGCAGGGAGACCAGGCGGTGCGGCCCCGCCTGGATCTCGACCTGGGCCGCCACGTCACCGAGTTTCACGGCGGTGACGATGCCGGCGAAGGCGTTGCGGGCCGACGTGTACGGGACGTCGGCCTCGTCGGTGGCACCCGAGGCCAGCTCCACGGAGAAGGCCGCGAGATCCTTCCCGTCGATGAGCCGGCGCCCGCTCTCGTCGCGCCGCGTCGCCACCCGGCCCGCGTCCGCCCATCGCCGTGCGGTGTCGGCACTCACCCCGAGCAGCCGCGCGGCCTGACCGATTGTGTAGGACTGCATGGACGCCAAGATATGCGTGTCGGCGGGGATGGGTGTCGGCACGGACGCGCGTCAGCGCGCCACGGCGCCGCCCGCGCCCGGTGCCGTACGCCGCTGCCCGCGCCCGGTGCCGTACGCCGCCCCGCCGCCCGAGCCCGGCCGACGGGTCGCCGGCCGAACCGGGCTCACCGCAGGGTGGCCAGGAACTTCCCCAGCCGGGCGATCCCCTCGCGCAGTTCGTCCGCCGAGGCCGCGTAGGAGAGGCGGACGTGGGTGTCGGCGGTGTGCGTGCCGAAGTCCCGGCCGGGTGTGAGGGCGACGTGCGCCTCCCGCAGGGCCCGCTCGCAGAACTGCCAGGACGTGAGGCCGGTGCCGCTGACGTCGAAGTAGACGTAGAAGGCCCCGTCCGGCGGCACCGGGACCGGCAGCCCGATCCGCGCCAGCCCGTCCAGGACGAGCGCGCGCCGCTCGCCGAACTCCACCCGGCGCGCCTCGCAGACCGCGAGGGACTCGGGGGTGAAGCAGGCGAGGGCGGCGTGCTGGGCGGGGGCGGAGGCGCAGAGGAAGTAGTTCTGGGCGAGGCGTTCCAGGGCCGGTACGAGGGGCTCGGGGACGACGCACCAGCCGAGCCGCCAGCCGGTCATGCCGAAGTACTTCGAGAAGCTGTTGATCACGACGGCACCCGGATCGAACGAGAGCGCGCTGCGCGGCGGCCGGCCCCGCTCGTCGTGGTCGCCGAGGTCGAGGTAGATCTCGTCGACGAGGCGCCACGCGTCGCGCTCGCGGGCGAGGTCGCAGAGGGCGGCGAGTTCGTCGGCCGGGACGGAGGTACCGGTGGGGTTGGACGGGGTGGCGACCATGAGCCCGCGCGTACGGTCCGTCCAGTGCGTTCGTACCGATGCCGCGTCCAGCTGGAACCGGCTCGCGGCGGTGGTGGGCACGAGGGTGACGTCGGCGCCGAAGCTCTCGACGATCTGCCGGTTGCAGGGATAGGAGGGGTCGCCGATGAGCACCTGGTCGCCGGGGTCGACGAGGGCGGCGGTGGCCAGCACGAGCGCGGCCGAGGCGCCGGCCGTGACGACGACCCGGCCCGGATCGACGTCGACACCGTGCCGGTCCCCGTAGAACCCGGCGATGGCCTCCCGCAGGGCCGGCAGTCCGAGCGCCGCGGTGTACGTCATCGGCCGCCCGTCCATGACCTCCCGCATCGCGTCCACGACGGCCGGGGGTGCGCCGAAGTCCGGCTCCCCGAGGCTGAGTTTGACGACGTCGTGGCCCTGGGCGGCCAGCGAGGCGGCCTGCTTGGCGAACTCCATGGCGTAGAAGGGGGCGACGGCCCGGGCGCGCCGCGAGATGCGCACTCCGCTCGCCCCGCCGACGTCGCTCGGGTCGCTCGCACTGCTCACGTCGTTCGCCTCGCCCGCGTTGCTCACATTGCTCATGCCGCTCATGCTGCGGCCCGGAGGCGGGTCGGGGCCAGCGGCGGCCGGGGTTCGGACACAGGGGGACCGGGGTCCGGACACGGGGGTCGGACACGGGGGTCGGCCGGGGGTCGGACAGGACGGAGGAAGGGGCGAGGCCCAGGACCGGCGGTGGTCCTGGGCCTCGCGGGCGCGCCCGGTGGCACGGGCGCGCGGGGGAAGGTCAGCGGCAGTCGGCTGTTCCGTGGGTCAGCCGACGTTCTTGAGGACGGCCCGGTAGCCGGTCTTGGCGCCGAGGACGCTCTGCGCCTTGTAGGCGGGCTTGCCGAAGGACTTCACCTGCGGAACGGCGGCCCAGGAGGTGCTGGCGCCG from the Streptomyces sp. NBC_00310 genome contains:
- a CDS encoding CE1759 family FMN reductase, which gives rise to MNAAGGRRRKLVVVSAGLSVPSSTRLLGDRLAAAVAGHDTSVEVQVVEVRELAVEIAHHLTNGFPGRKLAAASDAVAGADGLVVVTPVFSASYSGLFKSFFDVLDRDALAGKPVLIAATGGSARHSLVLEHAMRPLFAYLRAVVVPTGVYAASEDWGAQGLAGRIERAASELGGLMAGLSGSGVASSAEPEEFVVVPFAERLAALKG
- a CDS encoding glycosyltransferase family 4 protein gives rise to the protein MSRRKKIVFLLHNAYAIGGTVRTTLNLASALADHHDVEIASMARHLDAPRFTVDPRVTLVPLVDIRAYSPDLRDPAQAQPATDFPAEDKRHRQYSRLTDLRARAYLARCGADVVIGTRPGLNVYVSRFAPRRALRIGQEHLRHDAHTKQLRRVLAHRYRTLDAVVTTTAADAAVYRARMNLPGVRVMSVPNIVPESGVAPSDCAAPVIAAAGRLARGKRFDLLLEAFAKVAAKEPDWQLRIYGGGKQQGRLETLIQDLHLTDRASLMGPHTPIEEEFARASIVVSASEAESFGMTLVEAMRCGVPVVSTDCPLGPAEIITDGTDGRLVPVDDPHALADAILDLTADPSLRRAMGRAALASAHRYDAAPIVARYEHLFADLRETRRRRAWERESTRARAWLRRRVRAGKRAAPAFLRGAGLSPVRLRRAGASNHKQPAA
- a CDS encoding response regulator transcription factor, whose protein sequence is MPQNVLLAEDDRAIRHALERALTLEGYEVTAVADGVEALAQAHRTQPDVLVLDVMMPGIDGLQVCRVLRAEGDRTPILMLTALVETADRIAGLDAGADDYVVKPFDVEEVFARLRALLRRTGNADGFAKPLPSPAGAPPAAGAAAPDAGGLLTAAGLRMDVQARRAWRGARELELTRTEFDLLELLVRNAGIVLDHATIYDRIWGYDFGPGSKNLAVYVGYLRRKLDEPGAPALIHTVRGVGYALRED
- a CDS encoding sensor histidine kinase, with the translated sequence MPPRLVRALSRLLSRLRPVPSLRATFTVSFVAVACVVTVLVGILSYSAAARLVRVDEQTVFVEVVRDLRELVEQDPLAPEDFAPSDSGGPRDDLIRSGRTDVQVLGPKGEILDEGAPGLPVRDADRRTADAALAGVMVEHGEVEVGDDRYRVVTVALGGGRGAVQVAQEFSDTEDLLRELQQRTLLFVSGIVISAGLFGWWLARRQTRRLVQLAGAAEDVARTGHLGIQVPVAGRDEVGRLGRSFDRMLVRLAQSEEDQRRLVQDAGHELRTPLTSLRTNISLLRRIDELPPRIREELVDDLSQEALELTDLVNELVDLAAGQSSTEPVQRVQLADLAEDVAGTARRRTGREVVVRVAGDTTVEGRAGALQRAISNLVENAAKFDRAGSGAIVVVVARGSAGALGELGELGELGDLGDLGDFGEPAGPGRPGDDSDVVRVEVLDRGPGVPDCDLERIFDRFYRAPDARSLPGSGLGLSIVRAVAAAHGGAPFAFRREGGGLVTGFTVRGVEG
- a CDS encoding transglutaminase domain-containing protein, with product MTSRLLMSYNAQAQRAGTLAREPADVVGSTRATVILDHDDPLVGAVARRVLGEATPRDALRTAHRIIARDVRPVYSVEDRRRVSRTLRLGRGSCSQRMAALEAVARAVRVRTRVRGLLVDGTFWYPRFPRLKPFVPEQVLLAWPEFRISGAWVPVGELFDGPDAGGGGFANRGGETLFDAIARTGVRWDTCGTASGSACDLSAQVVADLGHFDDRDDLFERHGQTLCWTARTLTEPVLGRWSAGAARPAA
- a CDS encoding ATP-binding protein, coding for MTETARSLPAPILSAPWLSPAATTYTLFCPSLDTSPHIARDFVTSVLRALGLDALVDAAALCTSELVTNACVHAKGGGSVLWLAVESWRVRVIVYDGDENPPVLRELTPGGWEEGGRGLYLVDALTEGHWGTAAALPNGGGLVHPDGKAVWFDLAAPN
- a CDS encoding ABC transporter ATP-binding protein, producing MSEAPIAAEPPLAEGTDGTEGTAGSQGAEGFRRSEGLDAHLVVRRGDFRLDVSLTAAPGDVVALLGPNGAGKTTALRALAGLTPLTGGHLRLDGAALERTAPESRPVGVVFQDYLLFPHLTALDNIAFGPRCQGLGKAAARAQAAEWLDRMGLAEYAGTKPRRLSGGQAQRVALARALATRPRLLLLDEPLAALDARTRLDVRAQLRRHLAEFDAVAVLVTHDPLDAMVLADRLVVVEHGRVVQEGTPGDIARHPRTDYIAHLVGLNLYRGRSEGHVVRLDAQDPSGTRPPGPAVSSADTGGRGTGGRDTGGAGSDVHGSGGTGSDAHGTDAPGTDPAVITTTDHLTGPVFVAFPPSAVTLHRDRPTGSSARNLWRCEVAGLEVHGDQIRADLTGELSLTADLTTVAAAELGLHTGTPVWATVKAAQTHAYPA
- the modB gene encoding molybdate ABC transporter permease subunit, encoding MPGKTVTGGAARPPRVRRLRGSVPVPLLLPALLGLAFLVLPLVALLVRTPWASLPEQLTSAEVWEALRLSLVCATLATAVSLVLGVPLAWLLARVDFPGRGLVRALVTLPLVLPPVVGGVALLMALGRNGVVGRLLDDWFGLTLPFTTTGVVIAEAFVAMPFLVISVEGTLRAADPRYEEAAATLGASRFTAFRRVTLPLIAPGIAAGAVLAWARALGEFGATITFAGNFPGRTQTMPLAVYLALQSDPAAAISLSLVLLAVSVAVLAGLRDRWMTAS
- the modA gene encoding molybdate ABC transporter substrate-binding protein; the encoded protein is MSRSVRLAAGVGATALLVTLTACSSSDDTAGSSAAASGSGSSARLSGTVTVFAAASLKESFTTLGERFEDEHPGTKVTFSFGGSDSLAASITGGAPADVFASASPRTMAIVTDAGDASGTPATFVRNRLEIATLPGNPDRIASLKDLTRSGLKVVLCDKEVPCGAAAQKALDAARLTLTPVSYEQDVKASLTKVELKEADAAVVYRTDVRAAGDKVRGVDFPESADAVNDYPIVQLKDTQNAEAAKAFIALVRSAEGQKVLTGAGFLKP